The genomic DNA CACCACCTAGTTATCCAGTATACTCCTGCATGATATGGAAACATGTAGTTTAGTGATGGAATATGGCTGGAGCAGTAAAACAACTGCACCTAAAAATCATGCAAGTGAAATCTGAATGAATCTCTAAGCTATGCAGAATTTGATTCTTAGCATTTCATATTTTCTTTGACTAATATTGGGACTCCAATTGTTTATACAGGTGCTGGAAGTGAACCTGAATGGAATGAGACATTTGTTTTTACTGTTTCAGACAGTGTCACCAACCTTACCATTAAGCTTTTCGACAAGGATACTTTTTCAAGTGATGATTTTGTAGGAGAAGCAAAGTGAGTCTTCTTTATCTATGTAATTTTCTAGTTGAACAAATAATGAAAAGGTAAGACTGCTTTAAAACTATGACAATTTCAATGATTATTAGTAGGTTGGAATGATTTATTATAGAACCATATATGCTCTTTATGTTTGTATAACCAGACGAGTTGTCATTCGTTCAGTTTCCTTTGTTTCTCTTGAGTGATTTTCCAGGATTCCCTTGGATCCAGTTTTTGTCGAAGGAAGTATCCCCCCGACCATTTACAATGTGGTCAAAGATCAGGAGTATTGTGGACAAATCAAAGTCGGGCTCACTTTCACCCCAGTGGTAATAAATTTCAGACCCTGCCAACTTCATTTCCTGTGTAGTTGTTTTGTAGAACATAAAACTTGTCAAATATACAGATGTCATCACTTCAAGTAGAAGGGCATAATTTTGTTCCAAGTTTCATTTTGCTCATTTGATTAATCCTTTCATGTATAACTGGCTTCATAGAGTCAGAGTCCTTGTTCACTTATACTCTAAAGTTTCACCAGAAAGAGGAATCGAGTGAGCAAAGTGTAAGAACTTTAGTGGGAGATTATAGAATACAATATAGGTTTAGCTCCATAAAATGAAAGACTTGGTCGAAACATATATATAAAGGCGACCACGACATTATATAATTAAATGAGTTGAATGAATTAGATTAGAAGGGTGTATGGAAAGACGataatatttttttgttaataaaagttatttaattgatttgaatttttCTAATTGTAGTAAAAAAGTGATTACTAGGCGCCCCTCAGAGTCCGCCCATAAGATTTTGTGAAGGGAGGAAAATCACGGAGTCAGCTTATAGTCGACCACTAAGTGGTTAAGGGGTGAGAGGAGTTTTTTTAATGGTCAGTGGGTGAGAGGAGTTTTCTAGGGCATGCATCTATCGAGATTTGATCTCTGTCCCATTATAGTAAATCTGCCACCCTTTAACCAACTGGGCACCCCACGAGGATATTTGAATTTTACTAATGATGTAACTTTACATAGAACTCAATGAACATATATGGCTTGATCATCATCATCAAGTTATTCTTGTCCTATTTATTTGCCGTGGACTTTAGGTCCAGATGGATGTTAACACTAATTGTGTATGCATAATGTGGTGACGGGTGACTCATATTTAGATGAAGATCAATGCGA from Zingiber officinale cultivar Zhangliang chromosome 4A, Zo_v1.1, whole genome shotgun sequence includes the following:
- the LOC121971513 gene encoding elicitor-responsive protein 3-like isoform X2, which translates into the protein MDPYAILICRNQEKKSSTASGAGSEPEWNETFVFTVSDSVTNLTIKLFDKDTFSSDDFVGEAKIPLDPVFVEGSIPPTIYNVVKDQEYCGQIKVGLTFTPVENRSLEFGEEEFGGWKQSSFQ
- the LOC121971513 gene encoding elicitor-responsive protein 3-like isoform X1: MARGTLHVLLVSAKGLHDADVLGKMDPYAILICRNQEKKSSTASGAGSEPEWNETFVFTVSDSVTNLTIKLFDKDTFSSDDFVGEAKIPLDPVFVEGSIPPTIYNVVKDQEYCGQIKVGLTFTPVENRSLEFGEEEFGGWKQSSFQ